DNA from Acidobacteriota bacterium:
AAACTTTCCCGGCCCCCCCACCCCGCGGGCTCCGGAACGCATCGAGGGAACCCACCCGGCCGGCGTGCCTGACCGGCCCGCCCGGGCCGCACAACGAGAGGGCGGCCGCGGGCAAAAAAATGGGCGAACCCTGTTCGGAAGCGGGGACGCATCCAGTATATTGATAAGGCATAAGCCTGATAAGGTGAACACAACCGTATTCGTCGGAAAGCGAGGAACCATGCTGCGGAAAAAGAGCATCTACAAATGCGAGGTTTGCGGAAACATCATCGAGAGCCTGTGGAACGGGAAAACGACCCTCTCCTGTTGCGGGCAGCCGATGCAGGAACTCGTCGCCGATACCGTCGACGCGGCCAAGGAAAAGCACGTGCCCGTGATCGAGAAGAACGGGAACAAGGTGACGGTCAAGGTCGGGAGCGTCCCGCATCCCATGCTGCCCGAGCACTACATCCTGT
Protein-coding regions in this window:
- a CDS encoding desulfoferrodoxin, with product MLRKKSIYKCEVCGNIIESLWNGKTTLSCCGQPMQELVADTVDAAKEKHVPVIEKNGNKVTVKVGSVPHPMLPEHYILFVELLVGDKVLRHDFKEGDTVAEAVFMVEDPNAPMTAREYCNLHGLWASK